One Candidatus Schekmanbacteria bacterium DNA segment encodes these proteins:
- a CDS encoding DUF86 domain-containing protein, with translation MKKLREEDKELFIRYVDFIEGEMEDYPSFAGLDWETYESKKEERRNVERWIENIVNSSIDIAKLILVFEKKRIPQTYREILHGLGKTKYFDSKFGERISKWSKLRNILAHEYLDIKWDVIKEFIDGSEPDYKHLVRVVKHSLLDNKIDNKIDNKLDNKDNKQDK, from the coding sequence ATGAAAAAACTTCGAGAGGAAGACAAGGAGCTTTTTATAAGATATGTAGATTTCATCGAGGGAGAGATGGAAGACTATCCATCTTTTGCCGGGCTTGATTGGGAAACTTATGAGAGCAAAAAAGAGGAAAGAAGAAATGTTGAAAGATGGATAGAGAATATAGTCAACTCCTCAATTGACATAGCAAAGCTTATCCTTGTATTTGAAAAGAAGAGAATCCCCCAGACCTACAGGGAAATTCTTCATGGCCTTGGAAAGACAAAATATTTTGACAGCAAATTCGGCGAGAGGATTTCCAAGTGGTCCAAGCTTAGAAACATCCTGGCACATGAATATCTTGATATAAAATGGGATGTCATAAAGGAATTCATTGATGGAAGCGAACCTGACTACAAACATCTTGTCAGGGTTGTAAAACACAGCCTCCTTGATAATAAGATAGATAATAAAATCGATAATAAGCTTGATAATAAGGATAATAAGCAGGATAAATAA
- a CDS encoding 3-dehydroquinate synthase, whose amino-acid sequence MHKIVVNLKDRTYPIHVGTGILSHAGEIVASFSPHKVMVITNPLVQSLVGNKLQASLQKAGLKFCRTVVPDGERYKTLSTAKRLYDEMIKNGIERDSMVIALGGGVIGDLAGFVASTFMRGIPFIQIPTTLLAQVDASIGGKVAVDHPAGKNLIGSFYQPKAVIIDCSVLDTLNIKDFKNGLAEVIKTAAIRDEGLFSLIEKNLALVISRDSEMLQDVVRRTCSHKAKVVSTDEREGGIRAILNYGHTFGHALETLGGYSRLKHGEAVMAGMILAARLALQTDVCSHETAFRQENLIRRVGLNRKVFSFKAGDVMGTMSTDKKKKSGNIRFILTKKIGSAIIAGDIPAKEVLYVLKNFTK is encoded by the coding sequence ATGCATAAGATTGTTGTAAATTTAAAAGACCGAACCTACCCGATTCATGTCGGCACCGGTATATTGAGCCATGCAGGAGAGATAGTTGCCTCCTTTTCACCGCACAAGGTTATGGTAATAACTAATCCTCTGGTGCAGAGTCTTGTCGGAAATAAGCTTCAAGCATCACTGCAGAAAGCAGGATTAAAGTTTTGCAGGACTGTTGTTCCTGATGGCGAGCGCTACAAAACACTTTCCACGGCAAAGCGTCTCTATGATGAAATGATAAAAAACGGAATCGAAAGAGATTCCATGGTAATTGCACTTGGCGGAGGGGTTATCGGAGATCTTGCAGGTTTTGTGGCATCTACATTCATGCGCGGCATACCTTTCATACAGATACCAACAACACTTCTTGCGCAGGTTGATGCAAGTATCGGGGGAAAGGTTGCTGTTGATCATCCGGCAGGGAAAAACCTTATAGGTTCTTTTTACCAGCCAAAGGCTGTAATTATAGACTGCTCTGTTCTTGATACGCTCAATATAAAGGATTTTAAGAACGGGCTTGCAGAAGTTATAAAGACTGCCGCTATCAGGGATGAAGGACTTTTTTCATTAATTGAAAAAAATCTTGCGCTGGTTATTTCAAGAGATTCAGAGATGCTTCAGGACGTGGTAAGGCGTACGTGCAGCCACAAGGCGAAGGTTGTTTCAACTGACGAGAGAGAGGGAGGGATTCGTGCCATATTGAACTACGGGCATACATTCGGACATGCCCTGGAAACTCTGGGCGGCTACAGCCGTCTCAAACATGGTGAGGCTGTGATGGCCGGAATGATACTTGCTGCAAGGTTAGCTTTACAAACCGATGTTTGCAGCCATGAAACTGCATTCAGGCAGGAGAACCTCATAAGGCGCGTGGGATTAAACAGAAAAGTTTTTTCATTCAAAGCCGGTGATGTAATGGGGACAATGTCCACGGACAAAAAGAAGAAATCAGGAAATATCCGGTTTATATTGACAAAGAAAATAGGCTCTGCGATTATCGCCGGAGATATACCGGCAAAGGAAGTCCTTTACGTACTTAAAAATTTCACAAAATGA
- a CDS encoding tyrosine--tRNA ligase, translated as MKPLPIASDINLQIEAIKKGSVEIIEEPELIEKIKESIRTGVPLNVKAGFDPTSADLHLGHTVLLHKLKTFQDLGHVVTFIIGDFTATIGDPSGRNEMRKPITAEQIMENAKTYKEQALKILRLESTNLVYNSSWMDKLTSRDLIEIAAKHTVARMLERDDFSKRFAEQRPIGIHELMYPIIQGYDSVAIKSDVELGGTDQKFNLLVGRNLQRSYALRPQSIITMPILEGLDGVNKMSKSLGNYVGITESPKQMFGKIMSISDELMFRYYELLSDMSIKDIEKLKNSISSGNIHPMQAKQDISREIVKRFHGEDAATFAEREFITQFREKKTPEEVPRVIISSAGSEGIGVCKLLKELNAVSSTSEARRKIQEGAVRIGGEKIEDENLILPCKNEILIQVGKKRFYMAVFEG; from the coding sequence ATGAAACCATTACCGATTGCAAGCGACATAAATCTCCAGATTGAAGCCATTAAAAAAGGTTCTGTTGAGATAATTGAAGAGCCTGAATTAATTGAAAAGATAAAAGAGTCCATCCGTACCGGTGTACCTCTCAATGTTAAGGCCGGCTTTGATCCCACATCAGCGGATCTCCATCTTGGGCACACAGTTCTTCTCCATAAGCTTAAAACATTCCAGGACCTTGGCCATGTAGTCACATTCATAATCGGAGATTTTACTGCTACGATAGGTGATCCGTCTGGCAGAAATGAGATGAGAAAGCCCATTACGGCCGAGCAGATAATGGAGAATGCAAAGACTTATAAAGAGCAGGCTTTAAAGATTTTACGGCTCGAAAGTACAAATCTCGTTTATAACAGCTCATGGATGGATAAGCTTACATCAAGAGACCTTATAGAGATTGCGGCAAAGCACACCGTGGCACGCATGCTTGAACGCGATGATTTTTCCAAACGCTTTGCCGAGCAGCGCCCCATAGGGATACATGAGCTGATGTACCCGATAATTCAGGGTTACGACTCGGTGGCAATAAAGTCTGACGTTGAGCTTGGCGGGACAGACCAGAAATTCAATCTCCTCGTGGGCAGGAATCTTCAGCGCTCGTATGCGCTGCGTCCGCAATCGATAATTACCATGCCTATACTTGAAGGGCTTGACGGTGTAAACAAGATGAGCAAAAGCCTCGGCAATTATGTGGGGATCACCGAGAGCCCAAAGCAGATGTTCGGCAAAATCATGTCCATATCAGATGAGCTGATGTTCAGGTACTATGAACTGCTTTCAGACATGAGCATTAAAGACATTGAAAAACTAAAAAATAGTATCTCTTCAGGGAATATACATCCCATGCAGGCAAAACAGGATATTTCCCGCGAAATAGTGAAACGATTCCACGGCGAAGATGCTGCTACTTTTGCAGAACGCGAGTTTATCACCCAGTTCCGTGAAAAGAAAACCCCTGAGGAGGTTCCGAGGGTAATCATATCTTCGGCCGGAAGCGAGGGGATAGGGGTTTGCAAGTTATTAAAAGAATTAAATGCGGTCTCATCCACATCAGAGGCAAGAAGAAAAATACAGGAAGGAGCTGTCAGGATTGGCGGAGAAAAGATAGAGGATGAAAACCTCATACTCCCCTGTAAAAATGAGATACTGATTCAGGTTGGTAAAAAAAGATTTTACATGGCAGTATTTGAGGGATAA
- a CDS encoding P-II family nitrogen regulator, whose protein sequence is MKKIEAIIKPFKLDEVKESLGKIGVKGITVTEVKGFGRQKGHTELYRGAEYVVDFLPKVKMEMVVSDDVVDKAVEVIVAAAKTGRIGDGKIFIMPVVEAIRIRTEERGDDAL, encoded by the coding sequence ATGAAAAAAATTGAAGCAATTATAAAACCTTTCAAACTTGATGAAGTTAAAGAAAGCCTCGGAAAGATAGGCGTCAAGGGAATTACTGTTACAGAAGTAAAGGGATTTGGAAGGCAAAAGGGGCACACTGAGCTTTACAGGGGTGCCGAATACGTAGTTGATTTTCTTCCCAAGGTGAAAATGGAGATGGTGGTAAGCGACGATGTAGTTGATAAAGCCGTCGAAGTGATAGTTGCCGCAGCAAAAACCGGAAGAATCGGTGATGGGAAAATATTTATAATGCCTGTTGTTGAAGCTATAAGAATCAGGACAGAAGAAAGAGGGGACGACGCCCTTTAA
- the trpC gene encoding indole-3-glycerol phosphate synthase TrpC, producing MDFLEEIKGIKKAELEEKKRSVPLNGIERLIDKCNPLFGFSASLSSTKTPVRIIAEIKKASPSAGEISREFRPLEIARSYEKGGAAAISVLTEEKYFQGSLNTMHLVAKGITLPILRKDFIIDEYQVYESRSYRADAILLIAALLSLQELERFRNIGERMGMDSIVEVHNKDELNKALHSGAKIIGINNRNLKTLEVDLKTTEELVPYIPRDKIIISESGIRGINDIKRLKNSGVRCFLIGELLMRADNRTSLLNELTQMKTKRGRNPF from the coding sequence TTGGATTTTCTTGAGGAAATAAAGGGAATAAAAAAAGCTGAACTGGAGGAGAAAAAACGTTCTGTCCCTCTTAATGGCATTGAAAGGCTCATCGATAAGTGTAATCCTCTTTTTGGCTTTTCCGCATCGCTTTCTTCCACTAAAACACCTGTAAGGATAATAGCTGAGATAAAAAAGGCATCGCCCAGCGCCGGGGAAATATCACGGGAATTCCGCCCTCTTGAGATAGCCCGCTCTTACGAAAAAGGAGGAGCCGCCGCCATTTCTGTTCTTACCGAGGAAAAATATTTTCAGGGCAGCCTAAATACCATGCATCTTGTAGCAAAGGGAATCACCCTTCCAATACTTAGAAAGGATTTTATAATAGACGAATACCAGGTTTACGAATCAAGGTCATACAGGGCTGACGCTATCCTTCTTATTGCAGCGCTTCTATCATTGCAGGAACTTGAGCGATTCAGGAATATAGGTGAAAGAATGGGAATGGACTCAATTGTAGAAGTTCACAATAAAGACGAGCTTAACAAGGCTCTCCACTCAGGGGCAAAAATAATTGGAATAAATAACCGTAATCTTAAAACCCTTGAAGTTGATTTAAAAACAACTGAAGAACTTGTCCCCTACATACCCAGAGACAAAATAATAATAAGCGAAAGCGGAATAAGGGGAATAAACGACATAAAAAGGCTTAAAAATTCCGGAGTAAGATGTTTTCTGATCGGGGAACTGCTGATGCGTGCAGATAATAGAACATCACTTCTTAACGAACTTACTCAGATGAAAACTAAAAGGGGACGCAACCCTTTTTAG
- a CDS encoding zinc ribbon domain-containing protein, protein MPVYEFECLDCKRDFEQLVMGSGSKIECPHCKGSNINKKMSVCGMSCGGKFTGSSGGPSCTGCPSSNCSTCH, encoded by the coding sequence GTGCCTGTATATGAATTTGAATGCCTTGACTGCAAGCGAGACTTCGAACAGCTTGTAATGGGAAGCGGAAGCAAAATAGAGTGCCCCCATTGTAAAGGGAGTAATATAAATAAAAAGATGTCGGTATGCGGAATGTCATGTGGCGGAAAATTTACAGGCTCTTCAGGAGGCCCTTCCTGCACAGGATGTCCGTCATCTAACTGCTCTACTTGTCATTAA
- the fsa gene encoding fructose-6-phosphate aldolase has translation MKIFIDTANIKAIREANAIGILDGVTTNPSLVAKEGRDYVEVLKEISAEVDGPISAEAVCEDAEGMIKEGREFAKIHKNIVVKIPMTREGMKAVKKLTAEGIKTNVTLIFSASQALLAAKAGATYVSPFIGRLDDISHVGADIIEQIRTIYDNYGFRTQIIAASIRHPLHVIDVALAGCDVATIPPAVIDQLFKHPLTDLGIEKFLSDWKKIPKK, from the coding sequence ATGAAAATATTCATAGATACTGCAAATATTAAAGCAATAAGAGAAGCAAATGCCATCGGTATTCTTGATGGGGTAACGACAAATCCGTCCCTTGTAGCGAAGGAAGGAAGAGACTATGTCGAAGTGTTAAAAGAAATCTCAGCGGAAGTTGACGGACCAATAAGCGCAGAAGCTGTATGCGAAGATGCTGAGGGAATGATAAAAGAAGGCAGGGAATTCGCAAAAATCCATAAAAACATCGTAGTAAAGATTCCTATGACACGGGAAGGGATGAAGGCGGTTAAAAAACTTACTGCAGAGGGAATAAAGACAAATGTGACCCTTATATTTTCAGCTTCCCAGGCTTTGCTTGCTGCTAAGGCAGGAGCAACCTATGTTTCTCCTTTTATTGGGAGGCTTGACGACATAAGCCATGTAGGAGCTGACATCATTGAACAGATCAGGACAATCTACGATAACTACGGCTTCAGGACCCAGATAATAGCAGCAAGTATCAGGCATCCCCTCCATGTTATAGATGTGGCGCTTGCAGGATGTGATGTTGCTACAATCCCGCCTGCGGTAATAGATCAGCTTTTCAAACATCCACTGACAGATCTTGGTATTGAAAAATTCCTGTCGGACTGGAAAAAAATTCCAAAGAAGTAA
- the priA gene encoding primosomal protein N', whose product MKLVNVAVDFPVRHLYTYIVPDDLKAKIGEGSRVMVPFGKRELTGYVVSFADNEAAVKEFNLDHIKAVSSVIDELPIVNNNLIALCRWVSDYYIAPPGFVYKCAYPAGTNIVSRMEVCINPEGQDNKSTLSTNEKYLLSTLKADGKTTVAALNSKLNIKDIYPLVARLKAKNLIITSSRFSHPKISEKHESIVRLKSTGSIFTNEEERIRLTGKQLQFIKMLTEYGETELKEACKRCKVQSATVKKLAEKGLIEISSRRVFRSPRMEHDPDYVNAHELIPAQTSAVKTITEAISANCSKVFLLHGITGSGKTEIYIRLIENVINSGKTALVLVPEISLTPQILSRFHARFPGKVAVLHSALSSGERLDEWYRLSEGAASIAIGTRSAVFAPLKNLGLIVVDEEHDPSYKQEESPCYNGRDIAIKRGEIESCPVVLGSASPSVESFYKAQRGEYIYLHLPDRATGSQLPSVEIIDMRKKRKSLISEELEERIRSAAENREQVILFLNRRGFYRIFHCTECGMVLMCPNCSVSLVHHLPDNMIRCHYCNYSVNVPATCSFCGKNAMKGIGLGVQMLEEEVKSKFPELRIQRFDKDSTRKKNSFSNILSAFKAGTIDILLGTQMLSKGHDYPRVTLTGIILADQEINFPDFRSNERAFQTLLQVSGRSGRRELPGKSIIQSYKPEHYVLQALKEHDYKCFFEKEIEFREKLGYPPFSHLINIVFSGKEREETRRLSEKFSNILLLEKTRGDVLIIGPAEPLRWKVRGKYRWQVIVKSQERLSGVESVKRALNKFPLSMRNIGIFIDVDPVNLI is encoded by the coding sequence TTGAAATTAGTCAATGTAGCAGTGGATTTCCCGGTAAGGCATCTTTATACATATATTGTACCGGATGATTTGAAAGCTAAAATAGGAGAAGGGAGCCGTGTCATGGTTCCTTTCGGGAAGAGGGAGCTTACCGGATATGTGGTTAGCTTTGCTGATAATGAGGCAGCTGTCAAAGAGTTTAATCTGGACCATATCAAAGCTGTTTCTTCTGTCATAGATGAGTTACCGATAGTAAATAACAATCTTATTGCTCTGTGCCGCTGGGTTTCTGATTATTACATTGCACCTCCTGGTTTTGTATACAAGTGCGCTTATCCGGCAGGTACTAATATAGTTTCCCGCATGGAAGTTTGCATAAACCCCGAAGGGCAAGATAACAAATCTACTCTCTCCACTAATGAGAAATATCTACTTTCAACGCTTAAGGCTGATGGGAAGACAACTGTAGCTGCATTGAATAGCAAACTCAATATTAAGGACATATATCCGCTTGTAGCAAGACTTAAAGCAAAAAATCTTATAATAACAAGCTCACGGTTCTCGCATCCTAAAATCTCGGAAAAGCATGAATCTATAGTCCGTCTGAAGAGTACCGGCAGCATTTTCACAAATGAAGAAGAGAGAATCAGACTCACCGGAAAACAGCTTCAATTTATCAAAATGTTGACTGAATATGGTGAAACAGAGCTCAAAGAAGCCTGTAAAAGGTGCAAAGTGCAAAGTGCTACGGTGAAAAAACTGGCAGAAAAGGGGCTAATCGAAATATCAAGTCGTAGAGTTTTTCGTTCCCCACGCATGGAGCATGATCCTGATTATGTAAATGCCCATGAACTTATTCCAGCACAAACATCTGCAGTAAAAACTATAACAGAGGCAATATCTGCCAATTGCAGCAAGGTCTTTCTTCTTCACGGAATTACGGGAAGTGGAAAAACAGAAATATATATAAGATTAATAGAAAACGTCATAAATTCCGGGAAAACCGCTCTAGTCCTTGTTCCAGAGATATCTCTTACACCGCAGATTCTTTCCAGGTTTCATGCACGTTTTCCCGGGAAAGTGGCCGTTCTTCACAGTGCATTATCTTCAGGAGAAAGACTTGATGAGTGGTATAGGCTGAGCGAAGGTGCTGCAAGCATTGCAATAGGAACAAGGTCAGCAGTATTTGCACCTCTTAAAAACCTGGGGCTTATAGTTGTGGATGAAGAACACGACCCTTCGTATAAGCAGGAGGAATCCCCATGTTACAATGGTCGGGATATCGCCATAAAACGGGGTGAAATCGAATCTTGTCCTGTCGTGCTTGGTTCTGCTTCGCCATCAGTTGAGTCTTTTTATAAAGCACAGAGAGGAGAATATATCTATTTGCATCTTCCGGATAGAGCAACCGGATCTCAGCTTCCTTCAGTTGAAATCATAGACATGAGAAAAAAAAGAAAGAGCCTTATCTCCGAGGAGCTTGAGGAAAGAATCCGTAGTGCAGCAGAAAATAGAGAGCAGGTAATTCTTTTTTTAAACAGACGTGGCTTTTACAGAATTTTTCACTGCACCGAGTGCGGAATGGTTTTAATGTGCCCGAACTGTTCTGTCTCGCTTGTACATCATCTTCCAGATAACATGATTAGATGCCATTATTGCAATTACTCTGTCAATGTTCCCGCAACATGTTCTTTCTGCGGTAAAAATGCCATGAAGGGTATTGGTCTCGGAGTACAGATGCTTGAGGAAGAGGTAAAAAGCAAATTTCCAGAATTAAGGATACAGCGTTTTGATAAAGACTCCACAAGAAAGAAAAATTCATTTTCAAATATCTTATCTGCCTTTAAAGCAGGGACTATCGATATTCTCCTTGGAACACAGATGTTGTCAAAAGGACATGACTATCCCCGGGTAACCCTTACAGGGATAATACTTGCAGATCAGGAAATTAACTTCCCTGATTTTCGTTCAAATGAGCGTGCATTTCAAACATTGCTTCAAGTATCGGGACGAAGCGGTAGAAGAGAGCTTCCTGGCAAAAGCATCATTCAGTCCTATAAACCGGAACACTACGTACTTCAGGCGCTAAAGGAACATGATTATAAATGTTTTTTTGAAAAAGAGATAGAATTCAGGGAAAAACTTGGATATCCCCCTTTTTCACATCTGATAAATATAGTTTTCAGCGGCAAAGAAAGGGAAGAGACAAGAAGATTATCAGAAAAATTCTCTAATATTCTTCTGCTTGAAAAAACAAGAGGAGATGTCTTAATAATTGGTCCTGCTGAACCTTTAAGGTGGAAAGTCAGAGGGAAATACAGATGGCAGGTAATTGTAAAATCTCAGGAAAGACTTTCAGGGGTTGAGTCAGTAAAAAGAGCCCTAAATAAATTCCCATTATCTATGAGAAATATTGGAATTTTTATTGATGTTGATCCGGTAAATCTAATTTGA
- a CDS encoding GAF domain-containing protein: protein MENNWKKLRDFFFSSYGMTIFFLLMFSIAAICIFSKGYFTIQKAITMFLFIMLNIIFVLVMKKISSSELNEVLDSIEKMKKGECRESGYSKTTGENKLIIKKLKELNENIISKENKILQQNKGLEYINEFLGCINRCTDLTEIVGYLGKYLNRLINYKGGAVWVLNDEGEIVSDVYCLNGIGISPETGSEINTPIEKTSLQHVISKGTFLVRDIREEENKLYLEDSFLFEHGVKKILYIPLWFESKIIGVLTIGSEYEDDFTTEDVRSIEFLCKNISISIQNFKLMKSLNDSRKQISSIFKITRILASSLDVRDVFSELSSEIKNIVDFERMALVIPSEKEKLMLKVLAVVTENSFKINSEQLFDRKNTSMDVVIETGQPFLRRDTKKEHFFLEDSLLLKKGVRSYITYPVRSKGKIVGTIDLGHRTANFYTNKDLEKLKPIAEQIGVAIENSMLFEEIKKSREEWEMTFDAVSDHVAIISLNSVIIKVNKSLADFFGKDPKEIIGKKCHEVFHQISNYHKSCPQSLMMESKQTETVEIYNEKLDKNFFISVSPIINAEGETTAILHITRDITEEKKLKNQLIQSEKMVSIGQLVSGVAHELNNPLAGIVGYSQLLLKSNLDNVVKKKIERILDQAQRSAKIVGNLLTFARKKKPERVFTDINNIITKTVELREYDFKANNIKVNLELMKSLPMTVVDPIQIQQVLINLMVNSEHSIAEAKRHSGNIIISTDVIQESGKNKIRILVSDNGTGISSEIAGRMFDPFFTTKEVGKGTGLGLSISYGIISEHDGKIYTRNDKKEGATFVLELPILEGEAESSEETTPYEVIKNNSKRKVLVVDDEDDVRLCVKEYLSRKNYDVDEAHDGREAIKMLGKNQYHFVISDMRMPGIGGEEFYSIVKEMFPPIAQRIIFMTGDSVNKKTLEFLKNNSNPFILKPFEFQQLDSELYKLSA from the coding sequence ATGGAAAATAATTGGAAAAAACTAAGGGATTTTTTCTTTAGCTCATATGGAATGACAATCTTCTTTCTTCTTATGTTTTCAATAGCCGCTATTTGCATTTTCTCAAAAGGATATTTCACCATTCAAAAAGCCATAACGATGTTCCTCTTCATCATGCTTAATATCATATTTGTTTTGGTTATGAAAAAAATCTCATCAAGTGAACTAAATGAGGTTTTGGATTCCATTGAAAAAATGAAAAAAGGAGAATGCAGGGAATCAGGATATTCTAAAACTACTGGGGAAAATAAACTGATTATAAAAAAACTTAAGGAATTAAATGAAAATATAATCAGTAAAGAAAATAAAATACTCCAGCAAAACAAAGGCCTTGAATACATAAACGAGTTCCTTGGTTGCATAAATAGATGTACTGATTTGACAGAGATAGTGGGGTACTTAGGAAAATATTTAAACCGCTTAATAAATTATAAAGGTGGAGCGGTTTGGGTATTGAATGATGAAGGGGAAATTGTATCAGACGTATATTGCCTCAATGGCATTGGAATTAGCCCTGAAACCGGAAGTGAAATAAATACTCCAATCGAAAAGACATCTCTGCAACATGTAATATCGAAAGGTACTTTTCTTGTAAGGGACATAAGAGAAGAAGAAAACAAATTGTATCTTGAAGATAGCTTTCTATTTGAGCATGGCGTAAAAAAGATTTTATATATTCCTCTCTGGTTTGAGTCAAAAATCATTGGAGTTTTGACCATTGGATCTGAATATGAAGATGACTTTACAACTGAAGATGTAAGATCAATAGAATTTCTGTGTAAAAATATAAGTATCAGTATCCAGAATTTCAAATTGATGAAATCGCTTAACGATAGCAGGAAACAGATATCATCTATTTTTAAAATAACAAGAATCCTTGCATCAAGTCTCGATGTAAGGGATGTATTCAGTGAACTTTCTTCGGAAATTAAAAATATAGTTGATTTCGAGAGGATGGCGCTAGTCATTCCATCTGAAAAAGAAAAACTCATGCTCAAAGTTCTTGCTGTAGTGACTGAAAATTCATTCAAAATAAACAGTGAACAGTTATTTGATAGAAAAAATACTTCTATGGACGTAGTCATTGAAACCGGGCAACCTTTTTTAAGAAGAGATACAAAAAAAGAACATTTTTTCCTTGAAGATTCTCTGCTCTTAAAAAAAGGAGTGAGATCTTACATTACGTATCCTGTCAGGAGTAAAGGTAAAATAGTTGGTACTATAGACCTGGGGCATAGAACTGCAAATTTTTATACAAACAAAGATCTTGAAAAACTTAAGCCTATTGCTGAACAGATAGGTGTAGCAATAGAAAACTCCATGCTCTTCGAAGAAATAAAAAAATCACGTGAAGAATGGGAAATGACTTTTGATGCGGTAAGTGACCATGTTGCTATCATAAGTTTAAATTCAGTGATTATAAAGGTTAATAAATCATTGGCTGATTTCTTTGGGAAAGACCCTAAAGAAATTATAGGGAAAAAATGCCATGAAGTTTTCCATCAAATTTCAAACTATCATAAATCGTGTCCACAAAGTTTAATGATGGAAAGTAAACAAACTGAAACTGTTGAAATATACAACGAAAAACTTGACAAAAATTTCTTCATTTCCGTATCTCCAATTATAAATGCAGAAGGCGAAACAACTGCCATTCTTCATATTACAAGAGATATCACTGAGGAGAAAAAACTTAAGAATCAGCTTATACAATCAGAAAAAATGGTCTCCATAGGTCAACTTGTTTCAGGGGTTGCTCATGAACTAAATAATCCTCTCGCCGGGATTGTAGGGTATTCACAGCTGCTTCTTAAATCAAACTTGGATAACGTGGTCAAAAAGAAAATAGAAAGAATACTGGATCAGGCACAAAGATCTGCCAAGATAGTAGGCAATCTGCTTACCTTTGCACGTAAAAAGAAACCTGAGAGAGTTTTTACAGATATAAATAATATAATTACAAAGACAGTTGAGTTGCGTGAATACGATTTCAAAGCTAACAATATAAAAGTTAATCTTGAACTTATGAAAAGCCTCCCTATGACGGTAGTAGATCCAATACAGATTCAGCAAGTACTTATTAATCTAATGGTTAATTCTGAACACTCAATAGCAGAGGCAAAACGTCATTCTGGAAATATTATAATAAGTACAGATGTAATACAGGAATCAGGAAAAAACAAAATTAGAATATTAGTTTCAGATAACGGGACTGGAATTTCGAGCGAAATAGCTGGAAGGATGTTCGACCCGTTCTTTACAACCAAAGAAGTAGGGAAAGGAACAGGACTTGGACTTTCAATAAGCTACGGAATAATATCCGAACATGATGGTAAAATATACACAAGGAATGATAAAAAAGAAGGAGCGACTTTCGTGCTGGAACTCCCTATACTGGAAGGAGAAGCCGAATCAAGCGAGGAGACTACCCCATACGAAGTTATAAAAAACAATTCCAAGAGAAAAGTTCTTGTCGTTGATGACGAGGATGATGTGCGTTTATGTGTAAAAGAATACCTTTCACGTAAAAACTATGATGTTGACGAAGCGCATGATGGGAGGGAAGCAATTAAGATGTTGGGGAAAAACCAATATCATTTTGTCATAAGCGATATGAGAATGCCCGGAATAGGAGGGGAAGAATTTTATTCCATAGTCAAGGAAATGTTTCCTCCAATTGCTCAAAGAATTATATTCATGACCGGAGACAGCGTTAACAAAAAAACATTGGAATTTTTGAAAAATAATTCCAACCCCTTTATTCTAAAACCCTTTGAATTCCAGCAGCTTGATTCAGAGCTATACAAACTATCTGCTTAA